A window from Urocitellus parryii isolate mUroPar1 chromosome 1, mUroPar1.hap1, whole genome shotgun sequence encodes these proteins:
- the LOC144250314 gene encoding olfactory receptor 14K1-like — protein sequence MKNWTLVVEFLLLRLAEGQVLWLQATLFLMIYLMAALENVVILLLTLVDRRLHTPMYFFLRHLSFLDLCLISATMPKSILNSFTLSDSISFLGCVLQLFLVVLLAGSKIGILTAMSYDRYVAICRPLHYEAVMSSAFCVQLMALSWINGGALGVLYSAGTFSLEFCGSNRVHQFFCDVPALLKLTCSAEHTIIEASVAVRVCYAFSCLVCIVVSYVHILSTVLKIPSRQSQSKAFSTCVPHLLVVSAFLGTGAIAYLKPAADGPPVVDLLVSVFYSTVPPALNPLIYCLRNKDIRSALGKVLRRVRSSRQWEQD from the coding sequence ATGAAGAACTGGACGCTGGTGGTGGAGTTCCTGCTCCTGAGGCTGGCTGaaggccaggtgctgtggctgCAGGCTACGCTTTTCTTGATGATCTACCTCATGGCTGCACTGGAGAATGTGGTCATCCTGCTGCTCACGCTTGTTGACCGCCGTCTCCACACCCCAATGTACTTTTTCCTTAGGCATTTGTCTTTCCTGGACCTGTGTCTCATTTCTGCTACCATGCCCAAGTCCATCCTAAACTCCTTCACGCTCTCGGACTCCATCTCCTTCCTGGGGTGTGTGCTACAGCTCTTCTTGGTGGTCCTGTTGGCTGGGTCGAAGATTGGCATCCTCACAGCCATGTCCTacgaccgctatgtggccatctgccgcCCTCTGCACTATGAGGCTGTCATGAGCAGCGCTTTCTGTGTCCAGCTGATGGCCCTGTCCTGGATCAATGGGGGGGCCTTGGGAGTCTTGTACTCAGCTGGGACATTCTCTCTGGAGTTCTGTGGTTCTAATAGGGTGCACCAGTTCTTCTGTGACGTGCCTGCCCTGCTGAAGCTCACCTGCTCTGCAGAGCACACCATCATCGAGGCCAGCGTGGCTGTCAGGGTCTGCTATGCCTTCTCGTGTTTAGTGTGCATTGTGGTCTCCTATGTGCATATTTTGTCCACGGTGTTAAAGATCCCATCCAGGCAGAGCCAGTCCAAAGCCTTTTCCACCTGTGTGCCTCACCTCCTTGTGGTGAGCGCATTTCTGGGAACTGGTGCAATTGCCTATTTAAAGCCGGCGGCTGATGGGCCCCCCGTTGTAGACCTGCTGGTATCTGTGTTCTACTCCACAGTACCTCCAGCCTTGAACCCCCTCATCTACtgcctgaggaacaaggacatcCGGTCAGCTCTGGGCAAAGTCCTCAGGAGGGTTAGAAGCAGTCGGCAATGGGAACAGGACTAA